One Cucurbita pepo subsp. pepo cultivar mu-cu-16 chromosome LG09, ASM280686v2, whole genome shotgun sequence DNA window includes the following coding sequences:
- the LOC111802129 gene encoding PLASMODESMATA CALLOSE-BINDING PROTEIN 1-like, with translation MGSNILRNLALFFLLFSGSSFAEKPPIQEENQQDIPLQSEEERKIFSPSVHFTELYDAPIVNPATTPGEVQTPTVNPTTSPQTGPNSVDPNMMTPTTGPGNSGGGSWCIASSAASPTALQVALDYACGYGGADCSAIQPGGSCYDPNTVKDHASYAFNDYYQRNPAATSCVFGGTAQLVSTDPSNGNCHYATSRAAPSPPPPAVPNPTPPPPVIPPPTPPITTIPTMTPPAPTNPTFTPTDPSMYGAEPSGMPSSATSISKRSLLLLAMTYLLGSLVANHL, from the exons ATGGGTTCCAACATTCTCAGGAATTTGGCACTATTCTTCTTACTCTTCTCAG GTTCAAGTTTTGCAGAGAAACCTCCCAtacaagaagaaaatcaacaaGACATACCTCTGCAGagtgaagaagagagaaagatcTTCTCTCCTTCAGTACATTTCACTGAGTTGTATGACGCCCCCATTGTAAACCCAGCGACAACGCCAGGAGAAGTTCAAACTCCAACAGTAAACCCAACTACGTCGCCACAGACTGGACCGAACTCAGTAGACCCTAATATGATGACTCCCACCACAGGGCCTGGAAACTCTGGTGGAGGTTCATGGTGTATTGCAAGCTCTGCTGCTTCCCCGACTGCTCTACAGGTGGCTCTTGACTATGCTTGTGGCTATGGCGGTGCAGACTGTTCGGCGATTCAACCAGGGGGGAGCTGCTATGACCCCAACACCGTGAAGGACCATGCTTCTTATGCCTTCAATGACTATTACCAGAGGAATCCAGCTGCTACTAGCTGTGTTTTTGGAGGAACAGCTCAACTTGTTAGCACAGACCCAA GTAATGGTAACTGTCACTATGCAACATCCAGAGCTGCACCAAG CCCCCCTCCACCTGCAGTTCCAAACCCAACACCACCGCCGCCTGTAATCCCACCACCAACACCGCCCATCACCACAATACCAACCATGACACCACCGGCTCCCACGAACCCAACTTTTACGCCCACAGATCCATCGATGTATGGTGCAGAACCATCAGGCATGCCCAGCTCAGCCACTTCAATATCAAAACGATCACTGCTGCTCTTGGCCATGACTTACCTTTTGGGTTCGCTTGTGGCAAATCATCTGTAA
- the LOC111802130 gene encoding cold-regulated 413 inner membrane protein 1, chloroplastic-like: TRQRKKGEIVCVLSSAISLHSPFLCKSKLSAPLSLRSSLPNAKLTFNPAAKQRSICSNPIRFGFGSDVSSTLAINKKRRRGLSAVCYAMPLSARNLQWISTISSVILMLARGTGIQKSFIVPLFALQAPASVISWIKGEYGIWSAFLALLVRLFFFIPGELEIPFISLLLVIVAPYQVQNLRGTQEGTIISLLIAAYLAFQHFSRAGSFRRAFDQNSIVATVAIICVTAVSFLLVI, from the exons ACCAGGCAACGGAAGAAAGGGGAAATCGTTTGTGTATTATCTTCTGCTATTTCACTTCACAGTCCTTTTCTATGCAAATCCAAGCTATCCGCTCCTCTCTCTCTAAGATCCTCTCTGCCGAATGCAAAACTCACGTTTAATCCTGCCGCTAAACAGAGGTCGATATGTTCTAATCCGATCAG GTTTGGTTTCGGTAGCGACGTGAGTTCGACGTTGGCGATTAACAAGAAAAGGAGGCGTGGTTTGAGTGCTGTATGTTACGCGATGCCTCTTTCTGCTCGCAATCTTCAGTGGATCTCTACTATTTCTTCTGT GATTTTAATGCTCGCAAGGGGGACTGGGATCCAGAAGTCATTTATCGTTCCACTATTTGCTCTTCAGGCGCCTGCAAGTGTTATCTCGTGGATTAA AGGAGAATATGGCATTTGGAGCGCATTTTTGGCACTTCTTGTTCGTCTGTTTTTCTTCATCCCTG GTGAACTCGAGATACCATTCATATCATTACTTTTGGTGATTGTGGCCCCATATCAAGTCCAAAACTTAAG GGGAACTCAAGAAGGGACCATCATCTCACTACTGATTGCAGCATATTTGGCTTTCCAGCATTTCTCTCGAGCTGGCAGCTTTCGGAGAGCTTTTGATCAGAATTCAATTGTTGCAACAGTGGCAATCATTTGTGTAACAGCTGTCTCATTCCTGCTCGTGATCTGA
- the LOC111802693 gene encoding carboxyl-terminal-processing peptidase 1, chloroplastic — MTNVIFFFKSFSSLHFQFPSLVPKPPPFLSFLSLQKKSSSNSLNSVDKTLIGALSGVLSFGLLFHSPLSVALDYSSVEIFSLSADSSPSDSSASCVEDELPDFGNSETVSPPVTNEDIVQEAWEIVNDSFLDAGHHRWSPEAWKQRQEDIMNMSIQTRSKAHNIIRRMLASLGDPYTRFLPPAEFSKMARYDMTGIGINLREVPDDSGGMKIKVLGLLLDGPAHLAGIRQGDEVLAVNGVDARGKSAFEVSSLLQGPNETQVTVKVKHGNCGPEESIQVQRQVLVRSPVFYRLEQIDAASSVGYVRLKEFNALAKKDLVTAMKRLEAMGASYFILDLRDNLGGLVQAGIEIAKLFLNEGSTVIYTVGRDPQYQKTVVADTGPLVTAPVVVLVNKKTASASEIVASSLHDNCRAVLVGERTYGKGLIQSVFELHDRSGVAVTVGKYVTPNHKDINGNGIEPDFQNFPAWTDVTKRLSQCSILHQG; from the exons ATGACGAatgtcatcttcttcttcaaatccTTCTCTTCCTTACATTTCCAGTTCCCCTCTCTGGTTCCCAAGCCTCCGCCATTTCTGAGCTTCCTCAGCTTGCAGAAGAAAAGCTCCAGCAATTCCCTCAACTCGGTTGACAAAACACTAATCGGAGCTCTATCCGGAGTCCTTTCGTTCGGCCTTCTTTTCCATTCCCCCTTATCTGTTGCGTTGGATTATTCGTCTGTGGAAATCTTCTCATTATCGGCTGATTCTTCGCCGTCCGATTCATCTGCGTCTTGTGTTGAAGACGAGCTACCTGACTTTGGGAACTCTGAGACGGTGTCTCCGCCGGTAACTAACGAGGATATTGTGCAAGAGGCTTGGGAAATTGTAAATGATAGTTTTCTAGATGCTGGTCACCATCGCTGGTCGCCTGAAGCTTGGAAG CAAAGGCAAGAAGACATTATGAATATGTCAATTCAAACTCGGTCAAAGGCTCATAATATCATCCGAAGAATGCTGGCAAGCTTGGGCGATCCTTATACACGTTTTCTTCCCCCTGCTGAG TTCTCCAAAATGGCGAGGTATGACATGACTGGTATTGGAATAAACCTTAGGGAAGTTCCAGATGATAGTGGAGGCATGAAAATAAAGGTACTAGGACTCTTATTAGATGGTCCTGCACATTTGGCTGGCATTAGACAG GGTGATGAAGTTTTAGCTGTTAATGGAGTGGATGCGAGAGGGAAATCAGCATTTGAAGTATCTTCATTACTACAAGGCCCTAATGAAACACAAGTGACTGTTAAG GTCAAACATGGTAACTGTGGACCAGAAGAAAGTATTCAAGTCCAAAGGCAGGTTCTTGTTCGATCCCCAGTCTTTTATCGCCTTGAGCAAATTGATGCTGCCTCTTCTGTTGGGTACGTTCGCCTAAAGGAATTCAATGCATTGGCTAAAAAGGACTTGGTTACAG CAATGAAGCGTCTTGAGGCCATGGGCGCTTCATATTTCATTTTGGATCTCAGAGATAATCTTGGTGGACTGGTACAG GCTGGAATAGAAATTGCAAAGCTATTTCTAAATGAAGGAAGCACG GTGATCTATACAGTTGGAAGAGATCCCCAATACCAAAAAACTGTTGTTGCAGACACTGGACCATTAGTTACAGCTCCAGTCGTG GTTCTTGTGAACAAAAAAACTGCAAGTGCAAGTGAAATT GTTGCTTCCTCGCTGCATGATAATTGTAGAGCTGTTCTTGTGGGAGAAAGGACTTATGGCAAG GGTTTGATTCAGTCTGTTTTCGAACTTCACGACCGATCTGGTGTCGCAGTCACCGTTGGGAAGTATGTTACCCCAAATCACAAAGATATAAATGGAAACGGAATCGAACCCGACTTCCAAAACTTCCCAG CATGGACTGATGTCACTAAACGTCTTTCACAGTGCTCCATCCTTCATCAAGGATAA
- the LOC111802258 gene encoding uncharacterized protein LOC111802258: MDVNHSSRGNNVEKPEAHKPFNKDAALGYDLWTDGLICAFEFIGRPKKSIDSKSRTKMPDKQQLNSEFPTTRTPTTELNNDNVIARERRRLLEPTSTDEPKSQCGQFYERERFEGNNWLPIGWDRISELVQTIQVDAEWALMSCDFMDEEDDLTVADLVAPYWKRPAGPIWWCHVSASHPSVEAWLRTAHWLHPAISLALRDESRLISDRMKHLFYEVPVRVAGGLLFELLGQSAGDPLSEEDDIPIVLRSWQAQNFLITSLHVKGPVSNINVLGVTEVQELLITGGYNAPRTVHEVIAQLTCRLSRWDDRLFRKYIFGAADEIELKFMDRRNHEDMHLFSIILNQEIRKLSRQVIRVKWSLHAREEIIYELLQHLRGYVAKSLLESVRKSTRQMIEEQEAVRDRLFTIQDVMQSNVRAWLQDKSLRVTHNLAVFGGCGLVLSIITGLFGINVDGIPGAEDTPYAFALFSGLLFLLGIGLMGGGLVYLGLKKPMTDEMVEVRKMELQELVKMFQHEAETHAQVRKSITRNNMPPTARDLFTADADYVLIE; encoded by the exons ATGGATGTCAACCATAGCTCTCGTGGAAATAATGTGGAGAAACCAGAAGCTCATAAACCCTTTAACAAGGATGCAGCACTAGGATATGATCTTTGGACAGATGGGCTTATTTGTGCTTTTGAATTCATTGGAAGACCAAAGAAATCAATCGATTCAAAATCCAGAACCAAGATGCCTGATAAGCAACAACTGAATAGTGAATTTCCGACCACGCGGACACCTACAACTGAACTGAATAACGACAATGTCATTGCACGGGAGAGGAGAAGATTACTAGAACCCACATCTACGGATGAACCAAAGAGCCAATGTGGCCAGTTTTATGAAAGAGAAAGATTTGAGGGCAATAATTGGTTGCCTATAGGATGGGACAGAATATCAGAGCTGGTTCAAACAATACAAGTAGATGCTGAATGGGCCTTAATGTCATGTGATTTcatggatgaagaagatgacctTACAGTTGCAGATCTTGTAGCACCTTATTGGAAGCGTCCAGCTGGACCTATATGGTGGTGCCATGTGTCTGCAAGCCACCCTTCTGTTGAGGCGTGGCTCAGAACTGCACACTGGTTGCATCCTGCCATTAGTTTAGCTTTAAGAGATGAAAGTCGACTCATAAGCGACCGCATGAAGCACCTTTTCTATGAG GTTCCAGTAAGGGTGGCTGGTGGACTGCTATTTGAACTACTTGGACAATCTGCTGGTGATCCATTAAGTGAAGAGGATGACATTCCCATTGTACTTCGATCTTGGCAAGCTCAGAACTTCTTGATAACGTCATTGCATGTTAAAGGACCGGTATCAAACATAAATGTTTTAGGTGTCACAGAAGTTCAG GAGCTTCTGATAACAGGAGGTTATAATGCACCAAGAACGGTGCATGAAGTTATTGCACAACTAACTTGCCGTCTTTCAAGATGGGATGATAg GTTATTTAGAAAATACATATTTGGAGCTGCGGATGagattgaattgaaatttatggaCAG GAGAAACCATGAAGATATGCATCTTTTTAGTATCATCTTGAATCAAGAAATCAGAAAATTATCAAGACAG GTTATCAGAGTTAAGTGGTCGCTGCATGCAAGAGAGGAGATTATATATGAACTTCTTCAACATCTACGGGGATATGTGGCAAAAAGCTTATTAGAGAGCGTAAGAAAGAGCACGAGGCAAATGATTGAAGAGCAGGAAGCAGTTCGTGATCGTTTATTCACCATTCAAGATGTCATGCAGAGTAACGTTCGTGCATGGTTACAG GACAAAAGCCTCCGAGTGACTCATAACTTGGCGGTTTTTGGTGGCTGTGGGCTTGTTCTTTCCATAATAACCGGGCTGTTCGGAATCAACGTGGACGGGATCCCGGGAGCGGAAGATACACCTTATGCATTTGCATTATTTTCAGGACTCCTATTCTTGTTAGGAATTGGACTGATGGGAGGGGGGCTGGTTTACCTCGGCTTGAAGAAGCCCATGACAGACGAGATGGTTGAAGTCAGGAAGATGGAACTGCAAGAGTTGGTTAAAATGTTTCAGCATGAGGCTGAAACTCATGCTCAGGTACGAAAATCGATAACTCGCAACAATATGCCTCCTACTGCAAGAGATCTTTTCACAGCTGATGCGGATTATGTGCTCATCGAATGA